One part of the Desulfovibrio aminophilus DSM 12254 genome encodes these proteins:
- a CDS encoding tetratricopeptide repeat protein, which translates to MYNLSVLLQSLPHIQQSRLVGSGYAAWLSWSGAPNTSMAHTLKDYGGVLMAQDTGQALWFFPGMEVFRAVARLQIWSRLNAMPMLCQVVPATFLVGYDFALSLSLSPELTDQQANPGQDFAVWIHPKLKEAVESIPGLDLKPGPGVTGFASSVQWLQFHADQGLDYETSLGWFFVIKPLGKLGDKESILVWRGFFSEIQTALQRLDLKYISDVRDGYVIFPLGSVRLLRAWCQEMLNLTASVKEGGREYWPCVMAAVPQKGLTFSAELPKKVGLDWERLAPDYPHLQYRDAFPLAEWFKINEIRHGVDQEGLETWCNLSLKAGEGRGGEGSLEVPLPRKLTVGEGQGCFYCGLKDHGPATCPTRGLTRIAPEVWNKLATVNMDALVAGLQTLEKSLEPSRVAASLEHLAGGGDKLENLLARAVFEINAPSQLRILQLVWRSRGKEWSTGLSQLAPEDAPYAWASLEAVRGGDLDRAESMLKQASLKYMRSYQPPSLLGFVALEKGDAHQAGFYWQEAERLSYTPLQQGYFLYLQGRVLEIQGEFKEASSLFKRAASVSPDWLDPTYREAVCLVKMGFTGQGMDILERLIERDPNIFNRILLDMELDRGRMQIMGALFSLWRVAETKCEEEKALVATLSSEVAQRFEDGHAFFEPAQERLERMRRLTERRNFVAFRTLVSGVDEFAAEMNTQVETDIKRIRARADHYYDRLREIQREAAWFPFPKLLLEFNKDFNFCVEKMNWMRDQHLKVAENFRKTLRFLGEIEDRIGRLQKRLVTLRIVRDSTLFVLLLGRTFIWLEIIGLGLALVTIPLLIYMTRQAPGNWLVTLILEQKWEFQKGLVIILSVLALALAAVKTAFSFEKRKRQLFERKEQEFQDRVQARRAAMKGGAPGTGKAQTRTPAKPLVKSPAKPPAKPGAKGK; encoded by the coding sequence ATGTACAATCTCTCCGTCCTCTTGCAAAGCCTCCCGCATATCCAGCAATCGCGCTTGGTCGGCTCGGGCTATGCGGCCTGGCTCTCCTGGTCCGGCGCGCCCAACACGTCCATGGCCCACACGCTGAAGGACTACGGCGGGGTGCTCATGGCCCAGGATACGGGCCAAGCCCTGTGGTTCTTCCCCGGGATGGAAGTCTTCCGGGCCGTGGCCCGGCTCCAGATATGGTCCCGGCTCAACGCCATGCCCATGCTCTGCCAGGTGGTCCCGGCCACGTTCCTGGTAGGCTACGACTTCGCGCTCTCGCTCTCCCTGTCGCCGGAGCTGACCGACCAGCAGGCCAACCCGGGCCAGGACTTCGCCGTCTGGATTCACCCCAAGCTCAAGGAGGCGGTGGAGAGCATCCCCGGCCTGGACCTCAAGCCCGGCCCCGGGGTCACGGGGTTCGCCTCCTCGGTGCAGTGGCTTCAGTTTCATGCCGACCAGGGCCTGGACTACGAAACCAGCCTGGGCTGGTTTTTCGTCATCAAGCCCCTGGGCAAGCTCGGCGACAAGGAGAGCATCCTGGTCTGGCGGGGTTTCTTCTCCGAAATTCAGACGGCGCTCCAGCGTCTGGACCTGAAATACATCTCCGACGTGCGCGACGGCTACGTCATCTTTCCGCTGGGCAGCGTCCGTCTTTTGCGCGCCTGGTGCCAGGAGATGCTCAACCTGACCGCTTCGGTGAAGGAGGGCGGGCGGGAGTATTGGCCCTGCGTCATGGCCGCGGTCCCGCAGAAGGGGCTGACCTTCAGCGCCGAACTGCCCAAGAAGGTCGGACTGGACTGGGAGCGTTTGGCCCCGGACTACCCGCATCTGCAATACCGCGACGCCTTTCCCCTGGCGGAATGGTTCAAGATCAACGAGATCCGCCACGGGGTCGATCAGGAGGGTCTGGAAACCTGGTGCAACCTGAGCCTGAAGGCCGGGGAGGGGCGCGGCGGCGAAGGCAGCCTGGAGGTTCCCCTGCCGCGCAAGCTGACCGTCGGCGAGGGCCAGGGCTGTTTCTATTGCGGGCTCAAGGACCACGGACCGGCCACATGCCCCACCAGGGGCCTGACCCGCATCGCCCCGGAGGTTTGGAACAAGCTGGCCACGGTCAACATGGACGCCCTGGTGGCCGGGCTCCAGACCCTGGAAAAGTCCCTGGAGCCGTCCCGGGTGGCAGCCTCCCTGGAGCATCTCGCCGGTGGCGGGGACAAGCTGGAAAACCTGCTGGCCCGCGCCGTGTTCGAAATCAACGCGCCGAGTCAACTGCGCATACTGCAACTGGTCTGGCGCAGCAGGGGCAAGGAGTGGTCCACGGGCCTGAGCCAGCTGGCTCCGGAGGACGCCCCCTATGCCTGGGCCTCGCTGGAGGCCGTGCGCGGCGGTGATCTGGACCGGGCCGAATCCATGCTCAAACAGGCCAGTCTGAAGTACATGCGCAGCTACCAGCCGCCCTCGCTGCTGGGTTTCGTGGCCCTGGAGAAAGGCGATGCGCATCAGGCCGGGTTCTATTGGCAGGAGGCTGAACGCCTGAGCTACACGCCGTTGCAGCAGGGGTATTTCCTCTACCTTCAGGGGCGTGTTCTTGAGATTCAGGGCGAGTTCAAGGAAGCCTCGTCGCTGTTCAAGCGCGCCGCCTCGGTTTCGCCGGACTGGCTGGATCCGACCTATCGCGAGGCCGTCTGCCTCGTGAAGATGGGCTTCACCGGGCAGGGCATGGATATCCTTGAGCGGCTCATCGAGCGTGATCCGAACATATTCAACCGCATCCTGCTCGACATGGAGCTGGACCGCGGGCGGATGCAGATCATGGGCGCGCTCTTCAGCCTCTGGCGCGTGGCCGAAACCAAGTGCGAAGAGGAGAAGGCCCTGGTGGCCACGCTGTCTTCCGAGGTGGCCCAGCGCTTCGAGGATGGCCACGCCTTCTTCGAACCGGCCCAGGAGCGCCTGGAGCGTATGCGCCGGCTCACCGAGCGGCGCAACTTCGTGGCTTTCCGCACCCTTGTGAGCGGTGTGGACGAGTTCGCGGCCGAGATGAACACCCAGGTGGAGACCGACATCAAGCGCATTCGGGCCCGGGCCGACCACTATTACGATCGCCTGCGCGAGATCCAGCGCGAGGCAGCCTGGTTTCCCTTTCCCAAGTTGCTTCTGGAGTTCAATAAGGACTTCAATTTCTGCGTCGAGAAGATGAACTGGATGCGGGACCAGCACCTCAAGGTGGCCGAGAACTTCCGCAAGACCCTGCGTTTTCTGGGTGAGATCGAGGACCGCATCGGCAGGCTCCAGAAACGGCTGGTGACGTTGCGCATCGTGCGCGACAGCACGCTCTTCGTCCTGCTCCTTGGGCGCACCTTCATCTGGCTGGAGATCATCGGCCTGGGCTTGGCCCTGGTGACCATCCCGCTGCTCATCTACATGACCAGGCAGGCTCCCGGGAATTGGCTGGTGACGCTCATCCTGGAGCAGAAGTGGGAGTTTCAGAAGGGACTCGTGATCATTCTCTCCGTTTTGGCCCTCGCCTTGGCCGCGGTCAAGACCGCCTTCTCCTTCGAGAAGCGCAAGCGCCAGCTCTTCGAGCGCAAGGAACAGGAGTTCCAGGACCGCGTCCAGGCCCGCAGGGCGGCCATGAAGGGTGGGGCTCCGGGGACCGGAAAGGCGCAGACCAGGACTCCGGCCAAGCCTTTGGTCAAGAGTCCCGCCAAGCCTCCGGCCAAGCCCGGAGCCAAGGGAAAATAA
- the gpmA gene encoding 2,3-diphosphoglycerate-dependent phosphoglycerate mutase produces the protein MHTLVLIRHGQSAWNLENRFTGWTDVDLTSQGVGEAREAARLLREGGFGFDVCHTSLLKRAIRTLWIVQEEMDSMWLPVFKTWRLNERHYGALQGLNKSETAAKYGEEQVFIWRRSFDTPPPALEPDDPRHPGRDPRYADLAAFELPLCESLKDTIARTMPYWHDVLAPQISQGRRLLVVAHGNSLRGLVKYLDGMDEAAVTALNIPTGVPLVYELDDGLRALRRFYLGDPEAVERAAKAVAAQGKA, from the coding sequence ATGCATACCCTCGTGCTCATCCGCCACGGCCAGAGCGCCTGGAACCTGGAAAACCGTTTCACTGGCTGGACCGACGTGGACCTCACGTCCCAGGGCGTGGGCGAGGCCCGCGAAGCCGCCCGCCTGCTGCGCGAGGGCGGCTTCGGTTTTGACGTCTGCCACACCTCGCTGCTCAAGCGCGCCATCCGCACGCTCTGGATCGTGCAGGAGGAGATGGACTCCATGTGGCTGCCGGTGTTCAAGACTTGGCGGCTCAATGAACGACACTACGGTGCGCTGCAGGGGCTGAACAAGTCCGAAACCGCCGCGAAGTACGGCGAGGAGCAGGTCTTCATCTGGCGGCGGAGTTTCGACACGCCCCCTCCGGCCCTGGAGCCGGACGACCCGCGTCATCCCGGCCGCGACCCGCGCTACGCCGATCTGGCGGCCTTCGAATTGCCGCTGTGCGAGAGCCTCAAGGACACCATCGCCCGGACCATGCCCTACTGGCACGACGTTCTGGCCCCGCAGATCAGCCAGGGCCGCAGGCTCTTGGTGGTGGCCCACGGCAATTCCCTGCGCGGGCTGGTGAAGTACCTGGACGGCATGGACGAGGCGGCCGTGACGGCTCTGAACATCCCCACCGGAGTCCCCCTGGTCTACGAGCTGGATGATGGACTGCGCGCGCTCCGGAGATTCTACCTCGGCGATCCCGAGGCCGTGGAGCGGGCGGCCAAGGCCGTGGCGGCCCAGGGCAAGGCGTGA
- a CDS encoding A/G-specific adenine glycosylase, protein MSRTDASRHVPDMTGMDRPALARALLGWFASAGRDLPWRRTYDPYHVLVSEVMLQQTQMERVVPYFQRWVERFPDLESLSRASEDEVLRLWEGLGYYSRGRALLAAAGVLVREHGGAVPNDRDALLALPGVGPYTAGAVRSVAFNLPEPAVDANVERVLARLTNLELPARDPRAKEFLRETARGLIPEGRARDFNQALMELGALVCLPRTPRCRECPLVFFCVARSLGVAENRPLAGPPKEVVRLQMASGLLLRRGRLYIQKRRPDDVWPGLWEFPGGVLEEGESPEQALAREFREEVELNVRPLAPVVQVRYSYTRYRVTMHAFYCADTEGMAAEPRLNEAVDGRFVTPEELSGYAFPAGHRRVIAFILEDPRLAEYLARS, encoded by the coding sequence GTGAGCAGGACCGACGCCTCGCGCCATGTGCCCGACATGACGGGCATGGACCGCCCGGCCCTGGCGCGGGCCCTGTTGGGCTGGTTCGCCTCCGCCGGTCGTGACCTGCCCTGGCGGCGCACCTACGATCCCTATCACGTGCTCGTCTCCGAGGTCATGCTCCAGCAGACCCAGATGGAGCGGGTGGTGCCGTATTTCCAACGCTGGGTGGAGCGTTTCCCGGACCTGGAGAGCCTGTCCCGGGCCTCGGAGGACGAGGTCCTGCGTCTCTGGGAAGGTCTGGGTTATTACAGCCGGGGGCGGGCCCTGCTGGCGGCGGCCGGGGTTTTGGTGCGGGAGCACGGCGGTGCGGTGCCGAACGACCGCGATGCCTTGCTGGCCCTGCCCGGCGTCGGCCCCTATACCGCCGGGGCCGTGCGCAGCGTGGCCTTCAATCTGCCGGAACCGGCGGTGGACGCCAATGTGGAGCGGGTCTTGGCGCGGCTGACCAACCTGGAATTGCCCGCGCGCGATCCGAGAGCCAAGGAGTTCCTGCGCGAGACCGCGCGGGGTCTGATCCCCGAGGGGCGGGCCCGGGATTTCAACCAGGCTCTCATGGAATTGGGGGCCTTGGTCTGTCTGCCCCGGACGCCGCGTTGCAGGGAGTGCCCGCTGGTTTTCTTCTGCGTGGCCAGGAGTCTGGGCGTGGCCGAGAATCGCCCCCTGGCCGGGCCGCCCAAGGAGGTCGTGCGGCTCCAGATGGCCTCGGGACTGCTTCTGCGCCGTGGCCGCCTCTATATCCAGAAGCGCCGCCCGGATGACGTCTGGCCCGGGCTGTGGGAGTTTCCCGGCGGCGTGCTGGAGGAGGGCGAGAGCCCCGAGCAGGCCCTGGCCCGGGAGTTCCGCGAGGAGGTCGAGCTGAACGTGCGGCCCCTGGCTCCGGTGGTCCAGGTACGCTACAGCTACACCCGCTACCGTGTGACCATGCACGCCTTCTACTGCGCCGACACGGAGGGCATGGCGGCCGAGCCGCGTCTGAACGAGGCCGTGGACGGCCGCTTCGTGACTCCCGAGGAGTTGTCCGGCTACGCCTTTCCGGCGGGCCACCGTCGGGTCATCGCCTTTATCCTCGAAGATCCCCGCTTGGCTGAATACCTGGCCCGTTCCTGA
- a CDS encoding NFACT RNA binding domain-containing protein, translated as MEASFFRHLAAELAALLPGRRVGKIFAPADGALTLEVPAPRDRRHLLFRPAKQAGLLFLSAVKPTNPASPPARVMWLRKRLSGRRLLEAAVDWPNLRLAFSLSPGEGRHLLFDLRQDLRLVDDLPEDFGREPEWPELDAVLSNPEVWRRHPQISPPLRRFLGGLGAEASQAYEAVRQGLAPAFFLNDTEPPLAWDPGGERRGFATALEAATAHGERLLFPHLERLADSEERDRLKAARKRLTRNLAKLDQEEKRLRDMLGRKGDAEALRANLWRIKDEEGLTEAELDRPGEDALLLSLDPRLSPAENMARLFKLAGKAERGLEHLERRRVQLRAELDELGRLPAPGTATMAGNAAPARTAPLPRRCRDIAAQAFRSSDGFWLLRGKNKTANHALVTKAASPFDLWFHVQGGPGSHVLLKRDFPNQEVPRRSLIEAAVLAALKSWRSEDMRADVICALAKDVRPVKGAPPGQVQVDSLQETLRVDLDRDLERRLVETSPGE; from the coding sequence ATGGAGGCGAGCTTTTTCCGCCATCTCGCCGCCGAGTTGGCCGCTTTGCTGCCTGGACGCCGCGTGGGCAAGATATTCGCCCCGGCCGACGGCGCCCTGACCCTGGAAGTCCCGGCCCCAAGAGACCGCAGACATCTTCTGTTCCGGCCCGCCAAGCAGGCGGGCCTTCTTTTCCTCTCCGCCGTCAAACCGACCAACCCGGCCAGCCCCCCGGCCCGGGTCATGTGGCTGCGCAAGCGTCTCTCCGGCCGCCGACTCCTGGAAGCCGCGGTGGACTGGCCCAACCTGCGTCTGGCCTTCTCCCTCTCGCCCGGCGAGGGTCGCCACCTGCTCTTCGACCTGCGCCAGGATTTGCGTCTGGTCGATGACCTGCCCGAGGATTTCGGCCGTGAGCCGGAATGGCCTGAGCTGGACGCCGTGCTCAGCAATCCCGAGGTCTGGCGCCGCCACCCCCAAATCTCTCCCCCGTTGCGCCGCTTTCTGGGTGGTCTGGGCGCGGAAGCCTCACAGGCGTATGAGGCCGTCCGCCAGGGCTTGGCCCCGGCATTTTTCCTCAACGACACCGAGCCTCCCCTGGCCTGGGATCCCGGAGGAGAACGCCGCGGGTTCGCCACGGCCCTGGAGGCCGCCACGGCTCACGGGGAACGTCTGCTCTTCCCGCATCTGGAGCGTCTGGCCGACAGCGAGGAACGCGACCGGCTCAAGGCCGCTCGCAAGCGTCTGACCCGCAACCTGGCCAAGCTGGACCAGGAGGAGAAGCGTCTGCGCGACATGCTCGGGCGCAAGGGGGATGCCGAGGCGCTACGGGCCAATCTCTGGCGCATCAAGGACGAGGAAGGCCTGACGGAAGCCGAGTTGGACCGTCCGGGCGAGGACGCCCTGCTCCTGTCCCTGGACCCGCGCCTCTCCCCGGCGGAGAACATGGCCCGTCTGTTCAAGCTGGCGGGCAAGGCCGAGCGCGGGCTCGAACATCTGGAACGCCGCCGGGTCCAGTTGCGGGCCGAGCTGGACGAACTGGGACGGCTCCCAGCTCCCGGAACCGCGACAATGGCCGGGAACGCGGCCCCGGCCCGGACAGCCCCCCTGCCCCGGCGCTGCCGGGACATCGCCGCACAGGCCTTCCGCTCCTCGGACGGTTTTTGGCTTTTGCGCGGTAAAAACAAGACCGCCAACCACGCCCTGGTGACCAAGGCGGCCAGCCCCTTCGACCTCTGGTTCCACGTCCAGGGCGGTCCTGGTTCGCATGTGCTCCTCAAACGCGACTTCCCGAACCAGGAGGTTCCACGCCGCAGCCTCATCGAGGCGGCGGTCCTGGCCGCGCTCAAAAGCTGGCGCTCCGAGGACATGCGGGCCGACGTGATCTGCGCTTTGGCCAAGGACGTTCGCCCGGTGAAAGGCGCGCCGCCCGGACAGGTGCAGGTGGACTCCCTCCAGGAGACCCTGCGCGTGGACCTGGACCGCGACCTGGAACGCCGCCTGGTCGAAACATCTCCGGGGGAATGA
- the dksA gene encoding RNA polymerase-binding protein DksA, translated as MDAKDLEYFREVLTNTLNDILQNSQATIEDMTESVEVYADPADRATAESDRAFTLRLRDRERKLIKKIQQALQRIEDGEFGICQECGEEIGVARLKARPMTTLCIACKSKQEADEHIRGD; from the coding sequence ATGGATGCCAAGGATCTTGAGTACTTCCGCGAGGTACTGACCAACACGCTCAATGACATCCTGCAGAACAGCCAGGCCACCATCGAGGACATGACCGAGTCCGTGGAGGTCTACGCCGATCCGGCCGACCGCGCCACCGCCGAGTCCGACCGGGCCTTCACCCTGCGGCTGCGCGACCGTGAACGCAAACTGATCAAGAAAATCCAGCAGGCCCTGCAGCGCATCGAGGACGGCGAGTTCGGCATCTGCCAGGAATGCGGCGAGGAAATCGGCGTGGCCCGTCTCAAGGCCCGGCCCATGACCACGCTCTGCATCGCCTGCAAGAGCAAGCAGGAAGCCGACGAGCACATCCGGGGCGATTAG
- a CDS encoding nitroreductase family protein, which yields MNGTVRLDVDFNLCARDGLCARECPFGLIEVDAEGLPSLRRAAEKMCIGCGHCVAICPRAALSLNGISASSLPAVERHALPEPESVTLLLKSRRSIRAYKPEPLDRREIEALLNVARFAPSAVNSQPVHWAASLEPARTRELAGMTVDWMRSVPDMPYKGWITAWDQGQDRILHGAPHLVLAHAPESARWGQVDCATAVAWMEILAAANGFGACWAGIFTRAAQHWAPLKAALNLPEGHVVQGGLMLGRPAVRYARVPERHPLRLHWL from the coding sequence ATGAACGGAACCGTCCGCCTGGACGTGGATTTCAATCTTTGCGCGCGTGACGGGCTCTGCGCCCGCGAATGCCCCTTCGGGCTCATCGAGGTGGACGCCGAGGGCTTGCCCTCGCTACGCCGCGCCGCGGAAAAAATGTGCATCGGCTGCGGCCATTGCGTGGCCATCTGCCCCCGCGCCGCGCTCAGCCTGAACGGGATTTCGGCCAGCTCGCTCCCGGCCGTGGAACGCCACGCCCTTCCGGAACCGGAAAGCGTCACGCTGCTTCTCAAGTCGCGGCGCTCCATCCGGGCCTATAAGCCCGAGCCCCTGGACCGTCGGGAGATCGAAGCCCTGCTGAACGTTGCCCGTTTCGCGCCCTCGGCGGTGAACTCCCAGCCCGTGCATTGGGCCGCGAGCCTCGAGCCGGCGCGGACCCGGGAGCTGGCCGGAATGACCGTGGACTGGATGCGCAGTGTGCCGGACATGCCCTACAAGGGCTGGATAACGGCCTGGGACCAGGGACAGGACAGAATCCTGCACGGCGCGCCGCACCTCGTCCTGGCTCATGCCCCGGAAAGCGCCCGATGGGGCCAGGTGGACTGCGCCACGGCCGTGGCCTGGATGGAAATCCTGGCCGCCGCCAACGGCTTCGGCGCCTGCTGGGCCGGGATATTCACCCGCGCCGCCCAACACTGGGCCCCTCTCAAGGCCGCACTGAACCTGCCCGAGGGGCATGTGGTCCAAGGCGGGCTCATGCTCGGCCGTCCGGCCGTGCGCTACGCCCGGGTGCCGGAACGGCATCCTCTGCGGCTGCACTGGCTCTGA
- a CDS encoding nitroreductase family protein gives MELFEAIHTRRSIRKFEDAPVSDELVRDILEAAMSAPSAGNAQPWHFIVIRDKALREAIPAFSPYAGMIVHAPLGILVCAELTLEKYPGYWVQDCSAAMQNLLLAAHGKGLGAVWTGVHPMADREEGFRKLLALPETVKPLGFAVLGRPAQESGRRDRFKPERIHADRW, from the coding sequence ATGGAACTCTTCGAAGCCATCCATACCCGGCGCAGCATCCGCAAGTTCGAGGACGCGCCGGTGTCCGACGAACTGGTCCGGGATATCCTGGAAGCAGCCATGAGCGCGCCCAGCGCGGGCAACGCCCAGCCATGGCATTTCATCGTGATCCGCGACAAGGCCCTGCGCGAGGCCATCCCCGCCTTCAGTCCCTACGCGGGCATGATCGTCCACGCGCCCCTGGGCATCCTGGTCTGCGCCGAGCTGACTCTGGAGAAGTATCCCGGCTACTGGGTGCAGGACTGTTCGGCGGCCATGCAGAACCTTCTTCTGGCGGCCCACGGCAAGGGCTTGGGCGCGGTCTGGACCGGGGTCCATCCCATGGCCGACCGCGAAGAGGGCTTCCGCAAGCTCCTCGCCCTGCCCGAAACCGTCAAGCCGCTCGGCTTCGCGGTCCTGGGCCGTCCCGCCCAGGAATCCGGACGCCGCGACCGCTTCAAGCCGGAACGCATCCACGCGGACCGCTGGTGA
- a CDS encoding winged helix-turn-helix transcriptional regulator, whose product MKKDNAEQESKSCAVKRLCGKEYCCSVELTLQVIGGKWKPVILYHLGRRGTLRFGQVRKSMPSITQKMLTQQLRELEADGMVHREVHAQVPPKVEYSLTELGLSVMPVLKELCRWGGQYEKLLKEREAAEQAA is encoded by the coding sequence ATGAAGAAAGACAACGCGGAACAGGAATCCAAGAGTTGCGCGGTGAAGCGGTTGTGCGGCAAGGAATACTGCTGCTCAGTGGAGTTGACGCTCCAGGTCATCGGCGGCAAGTGGAAACCCGTGATCCTCTATCATCTGGGCCGCCGGGGCACCCTGCGTTTCGGGCAAGTCCGCAAGTCCATGCCGAGCATCACCCAGAAGATGCTCACTCAGCAGCTGCGCGAACTGGAGGCCGACGGCATGGTGCACCGCGAGGTGCATGCCCAGGTGCCGCCGAAGGTGGAATATTCCCTGACCGAGCTGGGCTTGAGCGTCATGCCGGTGCTCAAGGAGCTGTGCCGCTGGGGCGGGCAGTACGAGAAGCTGCTCAAGGAGCGCGAGGCGGCGGAACAAGCCGCCTGA
- a CDS encoding class I SAM-dependent methyltransferase, giving the protein MPLFAAANAKRVIPERDAGVVSVLLPEHYLRTPLTADLERLRDPRRPPEDALFVNLVAKYFFAYVYEGAHDAVVPLPEITKLFEQFSRHQSLNEDGDDVEVMNSLRQWSFALRMLADLPKTAHILRSVALRRLSPKILEQPYVGLDIGTGSGILMLAAEVQARRNGFDKPEIWGLEYDRPVVERSSVLVRSLGGGEVVFADARDVSAYSPFADKELSFVSNETVSATHQRLRREHFAKIFRALFGACRGGLEHTAFFPEGLIVYNKEMNVSVMLSRINGFQGVPEYETLDFYPQGLFIEGRVVPLHQLGEEFLPYLTPLGRSLISRRW; this is encoded by the coding sequence ATGCCGCTGTTCGCCGCCGCCAATGCGAAACGGGTCATCCCGGAACGGGATGCCGGCGTCGTCTCTGTCCTTCTGCCCGAACACTATCTGCGTACCCCGCTGACGGCCGACCTGGAACGCCTTCGCGACCCGCGCCGACCGCCCGAGGACGCGCTTTTCGTCAATCTGGTCGCGAAATACTTCTTCGCCTACGTCTACGAGGGGGCGCACGACGCGGTGGTGCCCCTGCCGGAGATCACGAAGTTGTTCGAACAGTTCAGCCGCCATCAAAGCCTCAACGAGGACGGCGACGACGTGGAGGTCATGAACAGCCTGCGCCAATGGTCCTTCGCCCTGCGCATGCTGGCCGACCTGCCCAAGACCGCGCACATCCTGCGTTCCGTGGCCTTGCGCCGCCTGTCGCCGAAGATCCTGGAACAGCCTTACGTGGGCCTGGACATCGGCACGGGTTCGGGCATCCTCATGCTGGCCGCCGAGGTTCAGGCCCGGCGCAACGGTTTCGACAAGCCGGAAATATGGGGTCTGGAGTATGACCGCCCGGTGGTCGAACGCTCCAGCGTCCTGGTGCGGAGCCTGGGGGGGGGCGAGGTGGTCTTCGCCGACGCCCGCGACGTGTCCGCCTATTCCCCGTTCGCGGACAAGGAACTGAGCTTCGTCTCCAACGAAACCGTCTCAGCCACGCACCAACGCCTGCGGCGGGAGCATTTCGCGAAGATATTCCGGGCCCTGTTCGGCGCGTGCCGGGGCGGGCTTGAGCACACGGCCTTCTTCCCCGAGGGCCTCATCGTCTACAACAAGGAGATGAACGTCTCGGTCATGCTTTCGCGGATCAATGGATTCCAGGGAGTGCCCGAGTATGAAACCCTGGACTTCTATCCCCAGGGGCTGTTCATCGAGGGCCGGGTGGTGCCGCTGCACCAACTGGGCGAGGAGTTCCTGCCCTATCTCACGCCCCTGGGGCGTTCGCTCATCTCCCGGCGCTGGTAG
- a CDS encoding metal-dependent hydrolase: MDPVTHAATGLLASQAVRRFLPGTRLLLPACLAAALFPDLDNFTGGDPEKYLIQHRALSHALTAAPVLAALLAGTWKLLVRDVPLRKAWLLMLGLVLGHLWLDYVTSYGTQLLAPFSNTRFTLESVFIVDPVFTAGLLLAALAAWRLPGRRTSLALAGLVWLLAYPLASWSCRLVLESRLETALRHEGRQFLSLRLSPEAFTPWYWKGVLDLGETYELSLIRFQDADKTPSGTIYTKADKGLLDGLGREADVFKTYEWFSRYPAVIRTLEGDHETLIFQDLRFVSLHPLVRAVTGDGREPFFTLTAVLDPRDGRLLEYRLRQGGVTFRSNPSTSAGR; the protein is encoded by the coding sequence ATGGATCCAGTAACCCACGCCGCCACGGGCCTGCTCGCGTCCCAGGCCGTCCGGCGCTTCCTGCCCGGAACCCGCCTGCTGCTGCCCGCCTGCCTCGCGGCGGCCCTGTTCCCGGACCTGGACAACTTCACCGGCGGCGACCCGGAAAAATATCTCATCCAGCACCGGGCCCTGTCCCACGCCCTGACGGCCGCGCCCGTCCTGGCCGCGCTCCTCGCCGGGACCTGGAAACTCCTGGTCCGGGACGTCCCGCTCCGAAAGGCCTGGCTCCTGATGCTCGGCCTAGTGCTCGGACATCTCTGGCTGGACTACGTGACCTCCTACGGTACGCAGCTCCTGGCCCCGTTCAGCAACACCCGCTTCACGTTGGAGTCCGTGTTCATCGTGGACCCGGTGTTCACGGCGGGCCTGCTCCTGGCGGCCCTGGCGGCCTGGCGTCTGCCCGGGCGGCGCACCTCACTGGCCCTGGCCGGGCTGGTCTGGCTCCTGGCCTATCCCCTGGCCAGCTGGTCCTGCCGTCTGGTTCTTGAATCCCGCCTGGAAACGGCCCTGCGCCACGAAGGGCGGCAATTCCTCTCCCTGCGCCTCAGCCCCGAGGCGTTCACTCCCTGGTATTGGAAAGGAGTGCTCGACCTGGGGGAAACCTACGAACTGTCCCTGATCCGCTTCCAGGATGCGGACAAAACTCCGTCCGGCACGATCTACACCAAGGCCGACAAGGGGTTGCTGGACGGTTTGGGTCGCGAGGCGGATGTATTCAAAACCTACGAGTGGTTCAGCCGCTACCCGGCCGTGATCCGCACCCTGGAGGGCGACCACGAGACGCTCATTTTCCAGGATCTCCGCTTCGTCAGCCTGCATCCTCTGGTCCGGGCCGTGACCGGCGACGGCCGCGAACCGTTCTTCACGCTCACGGCGGTGCTTGATCCCCGCGACGGCCGCCTGCTGGAATACCGCCTGCGCCAGGGCGGGGTCACGTTCCGCTCGAACCCGTCTACCAGCGCCGGGAGATGA